From one Bordetella genomosp. 9 genomic stretch:
- a CDS encoding enoyl-CoA hydratase/isomerase family protein has product MEHLLIEDRDAVRLLTLNRPEKHNALNTRLTQELLDGLRAADRTDGIHAVVLTGAGKSFCAGADTTEFSALTPQDPQAVSARADLTTSLHLVFSQMNKPVISAVRGNALGGGAGLAIACDMCVMSETVRFGYPELKHGIVAAVVMANLVRQLGRKQAFELVALAEPLDGHAAKAWGLCNRVVPDEQVVDTALELARKVAGWSPIAMATTKRAFHRAADLGLAQALEVGRDANVMMRGFRKDKA; this is encoded by the coding sequence ATGGAACACCTGCTCATCGAAGACCGCGACGCGGTACGCCTTCTGACGCTGAACCGCCCCGAAAAGCACAACGCCCTCAACACGCGCCTGACCCAGGAGCTGCTGGACGGCTTGCGCGCCGCCGATCGCACCGACGGCATCCATGCCGTGGTGCTGACCGGCGCGGGCAAATCCTTCTGCGCGGGCGCCGACACCACCGAGTTTTCAGCGCTGACGCCGCAGGATCCGCAAGCGGTCAGCGCTCGCGCCGACCTGACCACCAGCCTGCACCTGGTGTTCTCGCAGATGAACAAGCCGGTGATCTCGGCCGTGCGCGGTAACGCCCTGGGCGGGGGCGCCGGCCTGGCCATCGCGTGCGACATGTGCGTGATGTCGGAAACCGTGCGCTTCGGCTACCCGGAACTCAAGCATGGCATCGTCGCCGCGGTGGTGATGGCCAATCTCGTGCGCCAGCTGGGCCGCAAGCAGGCCTTCGAGCTGGTCGCGCTGGCCGAGCCGCTGGACGGCCACGCGGCCAAGGCCTGGGGCCTGTGCAACCGCGTCGTCCCCGATGAACAGGTTGTCGACACGGCCCTGGAACTGGCGCGCAAGGTAGCCGGCTGGAGTCCCATCGCCATGGCCACGACCAAGCGCGCTTTCCACCGCGCGGCCGACCTGGGCCTGGCCCAGGCGCTGGAAGTCGGCCGCGACGCCAACGTCATGATGCGCGGCTTTCGCAAGGACAAGGCATGA
- a CDS encoding MarR family winged helix-turn-helix transcriptional regulator, which translates to MPLEAPSSPPAKVPARNFKELISFRLNILASTWSRLAAESNQRDFGLDPREWRIVGMLGAHAPMSLQGLAREINLDKSQASRTVSDMIERGLLQRDSDESDGRGVQLSLTAQGKALYRKVFPRAVRRNEELLSVLSEEERAVLDRALDILTEHAQKTLAKSRETPGRGRG; encoded by the coding sequence ATGCCCCTCGAAGCCCCGTCGTCCCCGCCGGCGAAAGTGCCGGCGCGCAATTTCAAGGAGCTGATTTCCTTCCGCCTGAACATCCTGGCCAGCACGTGGAGCCGGCTTGCCGCCGAGTCCAATCAACGCGACTTCGGCCTGGACCCGCGGGAATGGCGCATCGTCGGCATGCTGGGCGCCCATGCGCCCATGTCCTTGCAAGGCCTGGCGCGGGAGATCAACCTGGACAAGAGCCAGGCCAGCCGCACGGTCTCGGACATGATCGAGCGCGGCCTGCTGCAACGCGATTCCGACGAAAGCGACGGCCGCGGCGTGCAGCTGAGCCTGACGGCGCAGGGCAAGGCGCTATACCGAAAGGTCTTTCCGCGCGCGGTCAGGCGCAATGAAGAACTGCTGTCGGTCCTGAGCGAGGAAGAACGCGCGGTGCTGGACCGCGCGCTGGACATCCTTACCGAACATGCGCAGAAGACGCTGGCGAAATCACGCGAGACGCCGGGGCGCGGTCGCGGATGA
- a CDS encoding CaiB/BaiF CoA transferase family protein, with product MRPLEGITILDLSRVLACPFASMILAELGAEVIKVEQPGSGDETRDFEPVVQGERGRVSAYYMAFNRSKRSITVNLRSAQGQDVVRRLAAQADVLLENFPVGTLKKYGLDHAALAPLNDRLVHVSCTGFGETGPYAKRKGYDTVFQAMCGIMSLTGERGGGPVKPGLPVADLSSGLWVCIAILSALAGREKTGRGCHVDFSMFDGQVGLLSLAAARWFTLGEVPERLGTEHPGRIPSAAFICADGKWVQITGSDQHWAPLCNLLGLEAWAADPALARNADRLARREDIMAGLQQAIRRLDRDELCRRCDAAGVPAGPILQVDEVLANEHVAARGMVVDFDHPLVGRFPGLRVPLRFDGMDDPQVGRPPLLGEHTDEVLREKLGLDDGQIASLRGAGAV from the coding sequence ATGAGACCGCTGGAAGGCATCACCATCCTGGACCTGTCGCGCGTGCTGGCATGTCCATTCGCGTCCATGATCCTGGCGGAACTGGGCGCGGAGGTGATCAAGGTCGAACAGCCCGGCAGCGGCGACGAGACGCGCGATTTCGAACCGGTCGTGCAGGGTGAGCGGGGCAGGGTGTCGGCCTATTACATGGCCTTCAACCGCAGCAAGCGTTCGATCACGGTCAACCTGCGTTCCGCGCAAGGCCAGGACGTGGTGCGGCGCCTGGCGGCTCAGGCGGACGTGCTGCTGGAAAACTTTCCGGTCGGGACACTGAAGAAATACGGCCTGGACCATGCGGCGCTCGCGCCACTGAACGACCGCCTGGTCCACGTCAGTTGCACGGGCTTCGGGGAAACCGGTCCGTATGCGAAGCGCAAGGGCTACGACACAGTGTTCCAGGCCATGTGCGGCATCATGAGCCTGACCGGCGAACGCGGCGGTGGGCCGGTCAAGCCGGGCCTGCCGGTGGCCGACCTGAGCTCGGGCCTGTGGGTGTGCATCGCCATCCTGTCGGCCCTGGCGGGGCGCGAGAAGACCGGGCGGGGCTGCCACGTGGACTTTTCCATGTTCGACGGGCAGGTGGGGCTGCTGTCGCTGGCCGCCGCGCGCTGGTTCACGCTGGGCGAGGTGCCGGAGCGCCTGGGCACCGAGCATCCGGGCCGCATCCCGTCGGCGGCGTTCATCTGCGCGGATGGCAAATGGGTGCAGATCACCGGCAGCGATCAGCATTGGGCGCCGCTGTGCAACCTGCTGGGCCTGGAAGCCTGGGCCGCCGATCCCGCCCTGGCCCGCAACGCCGATCGCCTGGCCAGGCGCGAGGACATCATGGCCGGCCTGCAGCAGGCGATACGCCGGCTGGACCGGGACGAGCTGTGCCGCCGCTGCGATGCGGCGGGCGTGCCCGCCGGCCCCATCCTGCAGGTGGACGAAGTCCTGGCCAACGAGCACGTGGCCGCGCGCGGCATGGTGGTGGACTTCGACCATCCCCTGGTCGGCCGTTTTCCGGGGCTGCGGGTGCCGCTGCGCTTCGACGGCATGGACGATCCCCAGGTGGGCCGGCCGCCGCTGCTGGGCGAACACACGGACGAGGTGCTGCGCGAGAAGCTGGGCCTGGACGATGGCCAGATCGCCAGCCTGCGCGGCGCCGGCGCGGTGTAG
- a CDS encoding enoyl-CoA hydratase/isomerase family protein, producing the protein MSTLPAFETLQLDLQEATGIATLWLNRPDSRNALNLRMCHELTAACEALEASEAVRVIVLRARGVAFCAGADLKERQGMSPAEMVARRVDGFTAYAALEAMSKPLIAAVHGAAFGSGCEIAAACDFVLATSEAAFKYPEVGWGTVGATQRLPRIVGRRMAKELLFTGRTVDAQEALRLGLVNHVYEPQVFDAAIAGMAERIAAANPLTVQLTKQCIDDGLDTTREGAMAIELVAIQRNLRHSDWQKAISGFGRKSDAVQEKGDAAA; encoded by the coding sequence ATGAGCACGCTACCCGCATTCGAGACCCTGCAGCTGGACCTGCAGGAGGCCACCGGGATCGCTACCCTGTGGCTGAACCGCCCGGACAGCCGCAACGCGCTGAACCTGCGCATGTGCCATGAGCTGACGGCCGCCTGCGAGGCGCTGGAAGCCAGCGAGGCGGTTCGCGTCATCGTGCTGCGGGCGCGCGGCGTGGCCTTCTGCGCCGGGGCGGACCTGAAGGAACGGCAAGGCATGAGCCCCGCCGAAATGGTGGCGCGCCGCGTCGACGGATTCACCGCCTATGCCGCGCTGGAAGCGATGTCCAAGCCCCTGATCGCCGCCGTGCACGGCGCGGCCTTCGGCTCTGGATGCGAGATCGCCGCGGCCTGCGATTTCGTGCTGGCGACCTCGGAGGCCGCCTTCAAGTATCCCGAAGTCGGCTGGGGCACGGTGGGCGCCACCCAGCGCCTGCCGCGCATCGTCGGCCGGCGCATGGCCAAGGAATTGCTGTTCACCGGCAGGACCGTGGACGCGCAGGAAGCGCTGCGGCTGGGCCTGGTCAATCACGTCTACGAACCACAGGTGTTCGACGCCGCCATCGCCGGCATGGCCGAGCGCATCGCCGCCGCCAATCCGCTCACCGTGCAGCTGACCAAGCAATGCATCGACGACGGGCTGGATACGACGCGCGAAGGCGCAATGGCGATCGAGCTGGTGGCCATCCAGCGCAACCTGCGGCACAGCGACTGGCAGAAGGCGATCTCCGGCTTCGGCAGGAAGTCCGACGCGGTCCAGGAGAAGGGCGATGCGGCTGCTTGA
- a CDS encoding excinuclease ABC subunit UvrA: MPDAPSSSAAPGAQPGGFVEVRGAREHNLRDVDVEIPRNALVVFSGVSGSGKSSLAFSTIYAEAQRRYFESVAPYARRLIDQVGVPDVDAIDGLPPAVALQQQRGASNARSSVGSLTTLSSLVRMMYSRAGAYPADQPMLYAEDFSPNTPQGACPACHGLGYVYEVTEASMVPDPSLSIRERAIAAWPPAWHGQNLRDILVTMGYDVDRPWKDLPKKDRDWILYTEETPTVPVYAGFTPAETRAALKRKLEPSYMGTFTGARRYVLHTFANTQSALMRKRVSRYMEGQPCPACHGKRLKPEALAVTFAGVDIGEFMRMPLDQAAALLEPIARGDFSAHRAGAGVDGEATRRDRARRARSGRAIHAAAPDVRRTSALSEEKRLAAQRIAENVVARLGSLRRLGLGYLTLDRATPTLSSGELQRLRLATQLSSMLFSVVYVLDEPSAGLHPSDSQSLYDALDRLRDAGNSVFVVEHDLGLMRRAQWLVDVGPEAGERGGRVLYSGAPEGLRDVAESRTGRYLFDQVPLPPSVARQPQGWLELKDIHRHNLHGVSARVPLGVLTAVTGISGSGKSSLIAQALPELVALHLGHEPEDDGADGAPEEPTVVETTRGHLAGDVDVVQRLVQVDQKPIGRTPRSNLATYTGLFDHVRKLFAATPDARRRRYDAGRFSFNVAKGRCETCEGEGFVSVELLFMPSVYAPCPACHGARYNEATLKVRWNGRNIAEVLRMTVEEACDFFAGEEPVLRSLRLLREIGLGYLRLGQPATELSGGEAQRIKLATELQRSQRGHSLYVLDEPTTGLHAFDVDLLMAQLQRLVDLGNTVVTVEHDMRVVAQADWVIDVGPGAGDEGGRIVAEGPPAAVAGSPDSATAPFIAACLAASSATAPRRLA; this comes from the coding sequence ATGCCGGATGCCCCTTCCTCCTCCGCCGCGCCCGGCGCGCAGCCCGGCGGATTCGTCGAAGTGCGTGGCGCGCGCGAACACAATCTGCGGGACGTCGATGTCGAGATCCCGCGCAATGCCCTGGTGGTATTTTCCGGCGTGTCCGGATCGGGAAAGTCTTCGCTGGCTTTCAGCACCATCTACGCCGAAGCCCAGCGGCGCTACTTCGAATCGGTTGCCCCCTATGCGCGGCGCCTGATCGACCAGGTTGGCGTGCCGGACGTCGATGCCATCGACGGGCTTCCGCCCGCGGTGGCCTTGCAGCAGCAGCGCGGCGCCAGCAATGCGCGATCGTCGGTGGGGAGCCTGACCACGCTGTCCAGCCTGGTGCGCATGATGTATTCACGGGCGGGCGCCTATCCGGCGGACCAGCCCATGCTGTATGCCGAAGACTTCTCGCCGAATACGCCGCAGGGCGCCTGCCCGGCCTGCCATGGCCTGGGGTACGTGTACGAGGTGACGGAGGCCAGCATGGTCCCGGACCCGTCCTTGAGCATCCGCGAGCGGGCGATCGCCGCATGGCCGCCGGCCTGGCACGGGCAGAATCTGCGGGACATCCTGGTGACCATGGGCTATGACGTGGATCGGCCATGGAAGGACCTGCCGAAGAAGGACCGCGACTGGATACTCTACACCGAGGAAACGCCGACCGTACCGGTCTACGCGGGATTCACGCCGGCGGAAACCCGGGCGGCGCTCAAGCGCAAGCTGGAGCCCAGCTATATGGGCACGTTCACCGGCGCGCGCCGCTACGTGCTGCATACCTTCGCGAATACCCAGAGCGCCCTGATGCGCAAGCGCGTGTCGCGCTACATGGAAGGCCAGCCCTGCCCCGCCTGCCACGGCAAGCGGCTCAAGCCGGAAGCGCTGGCCGTGACGTTTGCCGGCGTGGATATCGGCGAGTTCATGCGGATGCCGCTGGACCAGGCCGCCGCGCTGCTCGAACCCATCGCGCGCGGCGATTTCAGCGCGCATCGCGCCGGGGCCGGCGTCGACGGGGAGGCGACGCGCCGCGACCGCGCGCGGCGGGCACGGTCCGGACGCGCCATCCATGCGGCCGCGCCCGACGTCCGGCGCACGTCCGCACTGTCCGAAGAAAAACGCCTGGCGGCGCAGCGGATCGCCGAAAACGTCGTGGCGCGCCTGGGCTCGCTCCGCCGGCTGGGCCTGGGCTATCTGACGCTGGACCGCGCGACGCCCACCTTGTCCAGCGGCGAGCTGCAGCGGCTGCGACTGGCTACGCAGTTGAGTTCCATGCTGTTCAGCGTGGTGTACGTGCTGGACGAGCCATCGGCCGGGTTGCATCCTTCGGACAGCCAATCCCTGTACGACGCGCTGGACCGCCTGCGCGACGCCGGCAACTCGGTCTTCGTGGTCGAGCATGACCTGGGGTTGATGCGGCGCGCGCAGTGGCTGGTGGACGTCGGCCCGGAAGCCGGCGAGCGCGGCGGCCGCGTGCTCTACAGCGGGGCGCCGGAAGGCCTGCGCGACGTGGCGGAATCCCGCACCGGCCGCTATCTGTTCGACCAGGTGCCGCTTCCGCCCAGCGTCGCGCGGCAGCCGCAAGGCTGGCTGGAGCTCAAGGACATCCATCGCCACAATCTGCATGGCGTCAGCGCCCGGGTGCCGCTGGGCGTGTTGACGGCGGTGACCGGCATTTCCGGATCGGGCAAGTCCAGCCTGATCGCCCAGGCACTGCCGGAATTGGTCGCGCTGCACCTGGGCCACGAACCCGAGGATGACGGCGCGGACGGCGCGCCGGAAGAACCGACGGTCGTCGAAACCACGCGCGGGCATCTGGCGGGCGACGTGGACGTCGTCCAGCGGCTGGTGCAGGTCGACCAGAAGCCTATCGGCCGGACGCCGCGCTCCAACCTGGCGACCTACACGGGGCTGTTCGACCATGTGCGCAAGCTGTTCGCGGCCACGCCGGACGCCCGCCGACGCCGCTATGACGCCGGCAGGTTCTCGTTCAACGTCGCCAAGGGCCGCTGCGAAACCTGCGAAGGCGAAGGTTTCGTCAGTGTCGAACTGCTGTTCATGCCCAGCGTCTATGCGCCCTGCCCGGCCTGCCACGGCGCGCGCTATAACGAGGCCACGCTCAAGGTGCGCTGGAACGGGCGCAATATCGCCGAAGTGCTGCGCATGACGGTGGAAGAAGCCTGCGACTTCTTCGCCGGCGAAGAGCCGGTGCTGCGCTCGTTGCGGCTGCTGCGCGAGATCGGCCTGGGTTATCTGCGCCTGGGCCAGCCGGCGACCGAGCTGTCCGGCGGCGAGGCCCAGCGCATCAAGCTGGCGACCGAGCTGCAGCGCAGCCAGCGCGGCCACAGCCTGTACGTGCTGGACGAACCGACGACCGGCCTGCATGCCTTCGACGTGGACCTGCTGATGGCCCAGCTGCAGCGCCTGGTGGACCTGGGCAACACGGTGGTAACCGTGGAGCACGACATGCGCGTCGTGGCGCAGGCCGACTGGGTGATCGACGTGGGCCCCGGCGCGGGCGACGAGGGCGGACGCATCGTGGCTGAAGGCCCGCCCGCGGCGGTGGCCGGCAGCCCGGACAGCGCCACGGCGCCGTTCATTGCCGCATGCCTGGCGGCGTCATCCGCGACCGCGCCCCGGCGTCTCGCGTGA
- a CDS encoding NAD(P)H-dependent flavin oxidoreductase has protein sequence MRTRITDMLGIEHPIVQAGMSWASSSAALPAAVSNAGGLGVLAAGPLRQDDFVRVLAELAAGTDRPYAVNIPLYRQGAADILDAMHNGRVPVVIASQGSPKAHLSRFHDIGAKWIHVVASLEHARKAAAAGVDALVVVGAEAGGHPPASEVTTLVTVRRVLQEVSIPVIASGGVADGWGIAALLALGADAVQLGTRFLLTEEATVHANYKAVVLAADVHDTALVGRRDLPIRGLRNAFAQAVFAAERDQVAQEDYLALFKKSTLKQAALDGDVEWGKVELGQSAGLVSRIEPAAAVMAQLVRELADATGRLRAMAA, from the coding sequence ATGCGCACAAGAATCACCGACATGCTCGGCATCGAGCATCCCATCGTGCAGGCAGGCATGAGCTGGGCGTCATCCAGCGCCGCCTTGCCCGCGGCGGTTTCCAACGCGGGCGGCCTGGGCGTGCTGGCAGCCGGCCCGTTAAGGCAGGACGACTTCGTGCGCGTGCTTGCCGAGCTGGCCGCCGGCACCGACCGGCCCTACGCGGTCAATATTCCGCTCTATCGCCAGGGCGCCGCCGACATTCTCGATGCGATGCACAACGGCCGCGTCCCGGTGGTGATCGCGTCGCAAGGCAGCCCCAAGGCCCACCTGTCCAGGTTCCATGACATCGGCGCGAAGTGGATCCATGTGGTGGCGTCGCTGGAGCACGCCCGCAAGGCCGCGGCGGCGGGCGTCGACGCCCTGGTGGTGGTGGGGGCCGAAGCCGGCGGGCATCCGCCGGCCAGCGAGGTCACCACCCTGGTCACCGTGCGGCGCGTCCTGCAGGAAGTGTCGATCCCGGTGATCGCCAGCGGCGGCGTGGCCGACGGCTGGGGCATTGCCGCCTTGCTCGCGCTGGGCGCGGACGCCGTGCAGCTGGGCACGCGATTCCTGCTGACCGAAGAGGCGACCGTGCACGCCAACTACAAGGCGGTGGTGCTGGCCGCGGATGTCCACGACACGGCCCTGGTGGGGCGCCGCGACCTGCCGATACGGGGCCTGCGCAATGCGTTCGCGCAGGCGGTGTTCGCGGCCGAGCGCGACCAGGTCGCGCAGGAAGACTACCTGGCGCTGTTCAAGAAGAGCACGCTCAAGCAGGCGGCGCTGGATGGCGACGTCGAGTGGGGCAAGGTGGAATTGGGCCAGTCGGCAGGCCTGGTGTCACGCATCGAGCCCGCCGCCGCCGTAATGGCTCAACTGGTGCGCGAACTGGCCGACGCCACCGGCAGGCTGCGGGCGATGGCTGCCTGA
- a CDS encoding Bug family tripartite tricarboxylate transporter substrate binding protein, translated as MNTPRLIPPAAPGPLRKSLPASPRRSLPTALRAAWRASLAAAAFSLLLPAANAADAYPSHAIVLVNPYAVGGPADLLGRALAKELGETLGQSVIVENKPGGGASIGAAYVAKAAPDGYTLLLGTAAAHTVTPAATKVPYKGIEDFEFVGMVANVPNILTVYPSVPARDLKEFIALAKSQPGKLNYASAGMGSSPHIAAEMFKYYAKVDLVHVPYKGAAPAVNDMVAGTVPVGLLNISAVLPFIKSGKLRALAYANKERSPDLPDVPTFAEAGLPEMVSGSWYSLAVPAGTPAAVVDKLANALKTVQDRPEFRKILAAQNAIPMPQQKQQATEYIRADGKQLAELVKATGMKLQD; from the coding sequence ATGAACACGCCCCGCCTTATCCCGCCGGCAGCGCCGGGCCCGCTGCGGAAGTCGCTCCCGGCATCGCCGCGGCGTTCGCTGCCCACCGCGCTGAGGGCGGCCTGGCGCGCATCGCTCGCGGCGGCCGCGTTCAGCCTGCTGCTGCCCGCCGCGAACGCGGCCGATGCCTACCCCTCGCATGCCATCGTGCTGGTCAATCCCTACGCGGTCGGCGGCCCCGCCGACCTGCTCGGGCGGGCGCTGGCCAAGGAGCTGGGCGAAACCCTGGGCCAGTCGGTCATCGTCGAAAACAAGCCGGGCGGCGGCGCCAGCATAGGCGCGGCCTATGTGGCGAAGGCCGCGCCCGACGGCTATACCTTGTTGCTGGGTACGGCGGCCGCGCACACGGTCACGCCGGCGGCGACCAAGGTGCCCTACAAGGGCATCGAGGACTTCGAATTCGTCGGCATGGTGGCCAACGTGCCCAACATCCTGACGGTCTACCCGTCGGTCCCCGCGCGGGACCTGAAGGAATTCATCGCCCTGGCGAAGTCCCAGCCGGGCAAGCTGAACTACGCCTCGGCCGGCATGGGCAGCTCGCCGCACATCGCGGCGGAGATGTTCAAGTACTACGCCAAGGTGGACCTGGTGCACGTGCCCTACAAGGGCGCCGCGCCGGCCGTCAACGACATGGTGGCCGGCACGGTGCCGGTCGGGCTGCTGAACATCTCCGCGGTCCTGCCTTTCATCAAGTCGGGCAAGCTGCGCGCGCTGGCCTATGCGAACAAGGAACGGTCGCCCGACCTGCCGGACGTGCCGACCTTCGCGGAAGCGGGATTGCCCGAGATGGTATCCGGCAGCTGGTACAGCCTGGCCGTACCGGCCGGCACGCCGGCCGCCGTGGTCGACAAACTGGCGAACGCGCTGAAGACGGTGCAGGACCGACCGGAGTTCCGGAAAATCCTGGCCGCGCAGAACGCCATCCCGATGCCGCAGCAGAAGCAGCAGGCCACCGAGTACATCCGCGCCGACGGCAAGCAGCTGGCCGAGCTGGTCAAGGCCACCGGCATGAAACTACAGGATTGA
- a CDS encoding hydroxymethylglutaryl-CoA lyase, with protein MNLRDNADHSPSLEDDGRDVVLCECFARDGLQHEPDFLPTDTKVALVRRFADMGFARVEATSYSNPKVVPQFADATDMLRALPRRPGVFYKATCANVRAVERAIADAQAGIGANEISLLVSATETHSMKNLARSRADQWANIRQMAQAADGRFRLIGTISMAFGCSFEGHVDPDTVIEDVGRMREAGVRHVTLGDTTGTATPVTTRALFRRTMAEFPDVVPIAHFHDTRGTGLANYVAALEAGVRHFDCAFGGVGGHPAKVRYGGGHTGNVCTEDLVDLFENMGVGTGIDLDSLLSTVEACEQALGRPLQGRVARSGLNPLRVGALATSASASASTSAPGIH; from the coding sequence ATGAATCTCCGCGATAACGCCGACCACAGCCCCTCGCTGGAAGACGACGGCCGCGACGTCGTGCTCTGCGAATGCTTCGCCCGCGACGGACTGCAGCACGAGCCCGATTTCCTGCCCACCGACACCAAGGTCGCCCTGGTGCGGCGCTTCGCCGACATGGGTTTCGCGCGGGTGGAAGCGACTTCCTACAGCAACCCCAAGGTGGTGCCGCAGTTCGCCGACGCCACCGACATGCTGCGCGCGCTGCCGCGCCGGCCGGGCGTCTTCTACAAGGCCACCTGTGCCAACGTCCGCGCGGTGGAACGGGCCATCGCCGATGCGCAGGCCGGCATCGGCGCCAACGAGATCAGCCTGCTGGTGTCGGCCACTGAAACGCACTCCATGAAAAACCTGGCGCGCAGCCGCGCCGACCAGTGGGCCAACATCCGCCAGATGGCCCAGGCGGCCGACGGCCGCTTCCGCCTGATCGGTACGATCTCCATGGCGTTCGGTTGTTCGTTCGAAGGCCACGTCGATCCGGACACGGTGATCGAGGACGTCGGCCGCATGCGCGAGGCGGGCGTGCGCCACGTGACGCTGGGGGATACCACGGGCACCGCTACGCCCGTCACCACGCGCGCGCTGTTCCGCCGCACGATGGCGGAATTTCCGGACGTCGTTCCCATCGCCCATTTCCATGACACGCGCGGCACCGGCCTGGCCAATTACGTCGCGGCGCTGGAGGCGGGCGTTCGCCATTTCGATTGCGCGTTCGGCGGGGTCGGCGGCCACCCGGCCAAGGTGCGCTACGGCGGCGGCCATACCGGCAACGTCTGCACGGAAGACCTGGTCGACCTCTTCGAGAACATGGGCGTCGGGACCGGCATCGACCTGGATAGCCTGCTGTCCACGGTCGAAGCCTGCGAACAGGCGCTGGGCCGGCCGCTGCAAGGCAGGGTGGCGCGCAGCGGCCTCAACCCGCTGCGCGTCGGCGCGTTAGCCACGTCTGCATCCGCATCCGCGTCCACGTCCGCGCCGGGCATCCATTAG
- a CDS encoding AMP-binding protein, producing MRLLDDQGVPLPVTLPRVLDATARERSRHEAYVGPDERLTWAALRQESRRLAAALHTAGIGKGDHVGLMLGNSGLWIAAFFACASIGAVTVPVNTRFKFEELQFCLKQADVKLLLYAEQFLGIDFTDLLRQVEPAIDRALPGDALPRLRRAVMVGEGRCPAGVQPLADFLAAGKDVADARLDSLADAVAPQDVLLMQYTSGTTSFPKGVMLSHHNMLGDAAAVARRLGVTPEDRYFSIRPFYHVAGSTLSVLVTLVTGCCLLSLPKFDVKQTLGVLEAERCTLTSGNDTIFLMMMGHADFDPERLHLKGGWAAAGPEVMQKIRDVMRVSYVCNAYGQSEASPNVLVSDRNDAFELRRDGYMLPHPGVEVRLADPDSGVVIPPGAMTGARDEGTPARGTPARGTPARGTPARGEIQVRGWNVMRGYYNLPDATARAFTEDGWLRTGDLGEQRADGRTRMVGRLKDMFRVGGENVAPAEVEEILHGHPAVQMAQVIGVPDARLGEVAGAFILLKPGQQGSCEELLAWCKARCANFKVPRYMALVDTFEHIGMTGSSKVQKNKLREYAIKLWKIERDTVAS from the coding sequence ATGCGGCTGCTTGACGATCAAGGCGTGCCGCTCCCGGTCACGCTGCCACGGGTGCTGGACGCGACCGCACGGGAACGGTCCCGCCACGAGGCCTATGTCGGCCCGGACGAACGCCTGACCTGGGCGGCATTGCGCCAGGAAAGCCGGCGCCTGGCCGCGGCCCTGCACACGGCGGGCATCGGCAAGGGCGATCACGTCGGGCTGATGCTGGGCAACTCAGGGCTATGGATCGCCGCGTTCTTCGCCTGCGCGTCGATCGGCGCGGTCACCGTGCCGGTCAACACGCGATTCAAGTTCGAGGAACTGCAGTTCTGCCTGAAGCAGGCCGACGTCAAGTTGCTGCTGTATGCCGAACAGTTCCTGGGCATAGACTTCACCGATCTGTTGCGCCAGGTCGAACCGGCGATCGATCGTGCCTTGCCCGGCGATGCCTTGCCCAGGCTGCGCCGGGCGGTCATGGTGGGCGAGGGCCGCTGCCCGGCCGGCGTGCAGCCGTTGGCGGATTTCCTGGCCGCCGGCAAGGACGTTGCCGACGCTCGGCTGGATAGCCTGGCCGACGCCGTCGCGCCGCAGGACGTGCTGCTGATGCAGTACACCTCGGGCACCACGTCCTTTCCCAAGGGCGTGATGCTCAGCCACCACAACATGCTGGGCGACGCGGCCGCCGTGGCGCGCCGGCTGGGCGTGACGCCGGAAGACCGGTACTTCAGCATCCGGCCGTTCTATCACGTCGCCGGCAGCACCTTGTCGGTGCTGGTGACCCTGGTGACCGGCTGTTGCCTGCTGAGCCTGCCCAAGTTCGACGTCAAGCAGACGCTGGGCGTGCTGGAAGCCGAACGCTGCACCTTGACCTCCGGCAACGACACCATCTTCCTGATGATGATGGGCCATGCCGATTTCGATCCCGAGCGCCTGCACCTGAAGGGCGGCTGGGCCGCGGCGGGACCCGAAGTCATGCAGAAGATCCGCGACGTCATGCGGGTGTCTTACGTCTGCAACGCCTACGGGCAATCCGAAGCGTCGCCCAACGTGCTGGTCAGCGATCGGAACGATGCGTTCGAGCTGCGTCGCGACGGCTATATGCTGCCGCACCCGGGCGTGGAAGTGCGGCTGGCGGATCCCGACAGCGGCGTGGTGATCCCGCCTGGCGCGATGACGGGCGCTCGCGACGAGGGCACTCCAGCCCGGGGCACTCCTGCCCGGGGCACTCCTGCCCGGGGCACTCCAGCCCGGGGCGAGATCCAGGTGCGTGGGTGGAACGTCATGCGCGGCTACTACAACCTGCCCGACGCCACGGCACGCGCCTTCACGGAAGACGGCTGGCTGCGCACCGGCGATTTGGGCGAGCAGCGCGCCGACGGCCGCACGCGCATGGTGGGCCGGCTGAAGGACATGTTCCGCGTGGGCGGCGAAAACGTCGCCCCGGCGGAAGTGGAAGAAATCCTGCACGGCCATCCCGCGGTCCAGATGGCGCAGGTGATAGGCGTGCCCGACGCCCGCCTCGGCGAAGTCGCCGGCGCCTTCATCCTGCTCAAGCCCGGACAGCAAGGCAGTTGCGAAGAACTGCTGGCCTGGTGCAAGGCGCGTTGCGCCAACTTCAAGGTCCCGCGCTATATGGCGCTGGTGGATACCTTCGAGCACATCGGCATGACGGGCAGCAGCAAGGTGCAGAAGAACAAGCTGCGCGAATATGCGATCAAGCTCTGGAAAATCGAACGGGATACGGTGGCCTCATGA